A stretch of the Pseudobdellovibrionaceae bacterium genome encodes the following:
- a CDS encoding TIGR02147 family protein has product MDLYEFDDYKVFVRKWTESRPKRGRGEFRRMSEHLRISSVAVSQIFRGERDLSIEQALALAKFLVLGPDEQDFFILLVEKARAGTKDLRQYFERKIEGVRQERKDLSKRVKDKIVLDDVAKARFYSNWYYSAVRMASSVPGLQDYDGIAKRLGLPPELVGDVAAFLLEQGLCVRDAQGLRMGPSSTMLSADSPFINNHRRNWRLKALENLQRVGPDDLFYSGLVSLSEKDVARFKEKFMALIQEFVRGIQDSPSETLACLNLDWFELKK; this is encoded by the coding sequence CCGCCGGATGTCCGAACATCTGCGGATCAGTAGCGTCGCCGTCAGCCAAATCTTCCGGGGCGAACGGGATCTTTCCATCGAGCAGGCGCTCGCGCTGGCGAAGTTTTTAGTGCTCGGGCCGGACGAACAGGACTTCTTCATTCTGCTCGTCGAGAAAGCCCGCGCGGGAACCAAAGATCTACGTCAGTATTTTGAACGCAAGATCGAAGGGGTCCGCCAAGAGCGCAAGGACCTTTCGAAACGGGTAAAGGATAAGATCGTTCTCGATGATGTGGCGAAGGCGCGCTTTTACTCGAACTGGTATTACAGCGCGGTTCGTATGGCGAGCTCGGTGCCGGGGCTTCAAGACTATGACGGGATCGCGAAACGCCTCGGGCTACCGCCGGAACTCGTCGGCGACGTGGCGGCGTTTCTTTTGGAGCAGGGCCTTTGCGTGCGGGATGCGCAGGGGCTACGGATGGGGCCGTCGTCCACGATGCTGTCCGCGGATTCGCCCTTCATCAACAATCATCGCCGCAACTGGCGCCTGAAGGCGCTCGAGAACTTGCAGCGGGTCGGACCCGACGATCTGTTTTACTCCGGGCTCGTGAGTCTTTCGGAAAAAGACGTGGCCCGTTTCAAAGAAAAATTCATGGCGCTGATTCAGGAGTTTGTGCGGGGGATTCAGGATTCTCCGTCCGAGACTCTGGCTTGCCTGAATCTGGATTGGTTTGAACTGAAAAAGTGA